From the genome of Sulfurovum sp. NBC37-1, one region includes:
- a CDS encoding MBL fold metallo-hydrolase: MEIKIQPMGVYQTNCYIVTVDGKDFIIDPGIDATDWVMNNVTNPIAILNTHGHFDHVWSNAELKEKLQLPIYCPKGDTFMLTDDPLGQGTPKSTPDYEVDGDEELTIEGVKIKYRHFPGHTPGCSIIEMGDVWFSGDFLFQQSIGRWDFPASSGEDMIKSLEKALLLKGDYTIYPGHGLSTTLKAEQRVIPYWIEQVRRTL, translated from the coding sequence ATGGAGATTAAAATACAACCTATGGGGGTCTACCAGACCAACTGCTATATCGTCACTGTGGACGGGAAAGATTTTATCATAGACCCCGGCATCGATGCGACAGACTGGGTGATGAACAATGTTACCAATCCCATAGCCATCCTCAATACACACGGTCACTTCGACCATGTCTGGAGCAATGCAGAGCTCAAAGAAAAACTTCAACTTCCCATCTACTGTCCCAAAGGAGATACTTTCATGCTCACCGACGATCCGCTTGGACAGGGAACACCCAAAAGTACACCCGACTATGAAGTGGACGGGGATGAAGAGCTTACCATAGAAGGGGTCAAGATAAAATACAGACATTTCCCCGGACACACCCCCGGATGCTCCATTATAGAGATGGGAGACGTCTGGTTCAGCGGAGACTTCCTCTTCCAGCAGAGTATCGGACGCTGGGATTTTCCTGCCTCAAGCGGAGAAGATATGATCAAGAGTCTGGAGAAAGCGCTGCTGCTAAAGGGAGATTACACGATTTACCCTGGTCACGGGCTGAGCACCACATTGAAAGCGGAACAGAGAGTTATTCCTTATTGGATAGAGCAGGTGAGAAGAACATTATGA
- a CDS encoding YgiQ family radical SAM protein: MFLPTTKKELKALGWEQLDVILVSGDTYVDTPYNGIAIVGKLLVDAGYRVGVIAQPDIESGKDIMRLGEPKLYWGISGGLVDSMVANYTATKKFRKSDDFTPGAVNDRRPDRAVIKYANLIRQHFKDTVPLVLGGVEASLRRVAHYDFWTNKIRRSLLFDAKADVLVYGMAEKSVVELTDAFRDKKPIEDIRGICYIAKEPKEGYYELPSYEECAGDKHAFISMFHHFYANNEPDISKGLCQLHGNRHLIQNPPQPSMTQEEIDHVYDIGYERDVHPYYKAQGEVRGLQTIQFSVTTHHGCYGECNFCAITVHQGRTIRSRSQDSIVSEIDEFKAHKDFKGIINDVGGATANMYGFECDKKLKSGVCQDIPCTSSQVCPILRPDHAPQIELLGKIRKLPHVKKAFVNSGIRYDLIQEDKKHGKQYLKTLVDHHISGQMKVAPEHIDDKVLKLMNKPDKATLMRFKADFDELNRQSGKKQFLTYYLIAAHPGSQLKDMQNLKEFANQELHLNPEQVQVFIPTPSTYSALMYYTEMDPWTREPVFVEKDPQQKQKQKDVVTQKEPFKKYSAGKPQHNQAKPFKKRKVHEKKEPQQKNSLKPPRPINYKTYKTLHKERIVYREE, encoded by the coding sequence ATGTTCTTACCGACAACCAAAAAAGAGTTAAAAGCGTTAGGCTGGGAACAGCTCGATGTTATACTTGTCAGTGGTGATACCTATGTGGATACACCCTATAACGGGATCGCAATCGTAGGTAAGCTGCTTGTGGATGCCGGGTATCGTGTCGGGGTGATCGCGCAGCCTGACATTGAAAGCGGTAAGGATATCATGCGTCTGGGAGAGCCGAAGCTCTACTGGGGGATAAGCGGTGGTCTAGTGGACAGTATGGTGGCCAACTATACGGCAACGAAGAAATTCCGAAAAAGTGATGACTTCACACCCGGAGCGGTCAATGACCGAAGACCGGACAGGGCGGTCATCAAGTATGCCAACCTGATACGTCAGCACTTTAAAGATACTGTACCTCTGGTACTTGGAGGGGTGGAAGCAAGTCTGCGCCGGGTCGCACACTATGATTTCTGGACAAACAAGATAAGGCGTTCACTGCTTTTTGATGCAAAGGCTGATGTATTGGTTTACGGGATGGCAGAAAAATCTGTTGTGGAGCTTACGGATGCTTTCCGGGATAAGAAGCCCATTGAGGATATCAGAGGTATTTGTTATATTGCAAAAGAACCTAAAGAAGGGTATTACGAACTTCCCTCTTACGAAGAGTGTGCCGGGGACAAGCATGCCTTCATCTCCATGTTCCACCACTTCTATGCCAATAATGAACCCGATATCTCCAAAGGGTTGTGCCAGCTTCACGGCAACCGTCACCTGATACAAAATCCTCCCCAGCCCAGTATGACCCAGGAGGAGATCGATCATGTCTATGACATTGGGTATGAGAGGGATGTGCATCCCTATTACAAGGCACAGGGTGAAGTACGGGGATTACAAACGATACAATTCTCCGTGACCACACATCACGGATGCTACGGTGAATGCAACTTCTGTGCGATCACAGTGCATCAGGGGCGTACCATACGAAGCCGAAGCCAGGACTCTATCGTTTCCGAGATCGATGAATTCAAAGCACATAAAGATTTCAAGGGCATCATCAACGATGTCGGAGGTGCGACGGCGAATATGTACGGCTTTGAGTGTGACAAAAAGCTCAAAAGCGGTGTGTGTCAGGATATACCCTGTACCAGCTCCCAGGTCTGCCCCATATTGCGTCCGGACCATGCACCTCAGATAGAACTGTTGGGAAAAATACGAAAATTGCCTCATGTCAAAAAAGCCTTTGTCAATAGCGGCATCCGGTATGATCTGATCCAGGAAGATAAAAAGCATGGCAAGCAATACCTCAAAACACTGGTCGATCATCATATTTCAGGGCAGATGAAAGTAGCTCCGGAGCATATTGATGATAAAGTCTTGAAACTGATGAATAAGCCTGACAAAGCGACACTGATGCGCTTCAAGGCGGATTTTGATGAACTTAACCGTCAATCGGGTAAAAAACAGTTTTTAACCTACTACCTGATCGCCGCACATCCGGGAAGTCAGCTTAAAGATATGCAAAACCTCAAAGAGTTTGCCAACCAGGAGCTGCATCTGAATCCTGAACAGGTACAGGTCTTCATACCTACACCGTCAACCTATTCGGCACTGATGTACTATACGGAGATGGACCCGTGGACAAGAGAACCGGTCTTCGTGGAAAAAGACCCGCAGCAAAAGCAAAAGCAGAAAGATGTGGTCACACAAAAAGAGCCATTTAAAAAGTATAGTGCGGGAAAACCACAGCACAATCAGGCAAAACCGTTTAAAAAGAGAAAAGTGCACGAAAAAAAAGAGCCACAGCAGAAAAACAGTTTAAAGCCGCCAAGGCCTATCAACTATAAAACCTACAAAACATTACATAAAGAGAGAATAGTGTATAGGGAGGAGTAG
- a CDS encoding thioesterase, FlK family gives MQQNTHLNIDPSLCGKVVRIEENYAEVLLHTTHQMVADERGLVHGGFMFGAADYAAMCAVNDPYVVLGASTSKFVAPVKVGDTVSCMARVVQEKGKKREVAVEAFVDGKLVFEGSFTTFVLDQHVLGE, from the coding sequence ATGCAACAGAACACCCACTTGAACATCGACCCATCACTCTGTGGCAAAGTCGTCAGAATTGAGGAGAATTATGCAGAGGTACTGCTGCATACCACACATCAGATGGTAGCGGACGAGAGAGGGTTGGTGCATGGCGGCTTTATGTTTGGTGCGGCTGATTATGCGGCGATGTGTGCAGTGAATGATCCTTATGTGGTATTGGGTGCGTCGACATCGAAATTCGTCGCTCCGGTGAAAGTGGGGGATACGGTCTCCTGTATGGCGAGAGTGGTGCAGGAAAAGGGCAAAAAGCGAGAAGTTGCCGTAGAAGCATTTGTAGATGGAAAGTTGGTCTTTGAGGGCAGTTTTACCACGTTCGTACTTGATCAGCACGTACTTGGCGAATAA